In Oryzias latipes chromosome 15, ASM223467v1, the following proteins share a genomic window:
- the LOC111948788 gene encoding zinc finger BED domain-containing protein 4-like has product MVEEKYKAKKEKALDVVSRASAVSLTADMWTSINMDAYLAVTCHFITEEVELASVVLGVLKFPQTHTAAHLAEAKNLLMEEWGIKGKVTGLVTDCAPNMVACANILRLRHIMCFAHMLNLVVKKSLAQTPELEDIRSKGRRIVGLFKSSTTAKEKLSEMQRQLARPEHKLIQEVETRWNSTFNMLERLFKERESHWGQLWPPSIQTFLHSPQRTTRPYTTA; this is encoded by the exons ATGGTGGAGGAGAAGTACAAAGCCAAAAAGGAGAAGGCTTTAGATGTGGTTAGCAGGGCCTCTGCTGTCAGCCTTACAGCAGACATGTGGACATCCATTAACATGGACGCTTACTTGGCTGTAACATGCCATTTTATCACCGAGGAG GTGGAGCTGGCCTCTGTGGTCTTGGGGGTTCTGAAGTTTCCCCAAACCCACACTGCAGCTCACTTGGCTGAGGCCAAAAATCTTCTCATGGAAGAATGGGGAATTAAAGGGAAG GTGACAGGCCTGGTTACAGACTGTGCTCCCAACATGGTTGCATGTGCTAATATATTGCGGCTTCGGCACATAATGTGTTTTGCACATATGCTTAATTTGGTGGTGAAAAAGTCCCTTGCCCAAACCCCTGAACTAGAGGATATCCGAAGTAAGGGGCGTAGGATTGTCGgtctttttaaatccagcacCACAGCGAAGGAGAAGCTGTCAGAGATGCAGCGACAGCTGGCCAGGCCAGAGCACAAATTAATACaagag GTGGAAACAAGATGGAACAGCACATTTAATATGTTGGAGAGGTTGTTTAAGGAGAGAGAGAGCCACTGGGGGCAGCTCTGGCCACCCTCCATACAGACCTTCCT